Proteins from a single region of Geothrix sp. PMB-07:
- a CDS encoding metal-dependent hydrolase, translating into MLDPSGAAQGPPPAPTATPPSAGIAMSSLFGHALAGLAISAACTRSRPPRRVWAFAVACAVAPDLDWFMEFFQLSQRASLAHRGISHSLLAALLIAVAAMLIGFRPQLRSARLWTCMLAASFSHGLLDACTFGGTGVAFLLPFSNARFVGAWQPIFVSPIPLSGKLLDWLLFSLGTEIVWIGLPAAVVFFAPQTMQRLRLSMQRLRLRWKQSEESS; encoded by the coding sequence ATGCTGGATCCGTCCGGCGCCGCCCAGGGCCCCCCGCCTGCGCCGACGGCCACGCCACCCTCCGCCGGGATCGCCATGTCCTCCCTCTTCGGCCACGCACTCGCGGGCCTCGCCATCAGCGCCGCCTGCACCCGGAGCCGCCCGCCGCGCCGGGTCTGGGCCTTCGCCGTGGCCTGCGCCGTGGCGCCGGATCTGGACTGGTTCATGGAGTTCTTCCAGCTTTCCCAGAGAGCCAGCCTGGCCCACCGGGGGATCAGCCACTCCCTGCTGGCCGCCCTGCTCATCGCGGTGGCCGCCATGCTCATTGGCTTCAGGCCCCAGCTGCGCAGCGCCCGCCTCTGGACCTGCATGCTGGCCGCGTCCTTCTCCCACGGCCTGCTGGATGCCTGCACCTTTGGTGGCACCGGTGTGGCCTTCCTGCTGCCCTTTTCCAATGCGCGATTCGTGGGCGCCTGGCAGCCCATTTTCGTGTCGCCCATCCCTCTCTCGGGCAAGCTGCTCGACTGGCTGCTGTTCTCCCTGGGCACCGAGATCGTGTGGATCGGCCTTCCCGCCGCCGTGGTGTTCTTCGCCCCCCAGACCATGCAGCGGCTGCGCCTGTCCATGCAGAGGCTGCGCCTGCGCTGGAAGCAGTCCGAAGAATCCAGCTAA
- the rlmN gene encoding 23S rRNA (adenine(2503)-C(2))-methyltransferase RlmN, whose translation MTKATAMPWDVPAPERGGLPSAWGLFPEDLEALGCPGSALETFKRLHRPWTWEEGAPDLGVGIRRWLEGVADLDLPRLVEQQPSGDGSTKLALELADGKRIEAVHMPRRVRHPRVTYCISSQVGCAMGCTFCATGSMGILRNLQPGEILGQVLALMAQLGPDRGHLVTLVFMGMGEPLHNLDHLHRAIRLMCHPAGLGLGKNRITVSTSGLVSGIEKLARMEPRPLLALSLNATTDEARSRTMPVNRVWNLARLRQALDAWGPARGEKFCFEYVLLAGENDTEADAQRLADWLGDLRRGHNLNLIPMNEHAASGFREPGEDRVQQFAGWLKDRGCFVTVRRSRGRDVQGACGQLVKARGSGEKP comes from the coding sequence ATGACGAAGGCCACAGCCATGCCCTGGGATGTGCCCGCCCCCGAGCGAGGTGGCCTGCCTTCGGCCTGGGGCCTGTTTCCAGAGGATCTTGAGGCTCTGGGCTGTCCGGGCAGCGCCCTCGAAACCTTCAAGCGGCTGCATCGCCCCTGGACCTGGGAGGAGGGTGCGCCGGATCTGGGCGTGGGCATCCGCCGTTGGCTGGAAGGCGTGGCCGACCTGGATCTGCCGCGCCTCGTGGAGCAGCAGCCCTCTGGGGATGGCTCCACCAAGCTGGCCCTGGAGCTGGCCGATGGCAAGCGCATCGAGGCGGTCCACATGCCGCGCCGGGTGCGCCACCCGCGCGTGACCTACTGCATCTCCAGCCAGGTGGGCTGTGCCATGGGCTGCACCTTCTGCGCCACGGGCAGCATGGGCATCCTGCGCAACCTGCAGCCCGGCGAAATCCTGGGCCAGGTGCTGGCCCTCATGGCCCAGCTCGGTCCCGACCGCGGCCACCTCGTCACCCTGGTGTTCATGGGCATGGGTGAGCCTTTGCACAACCTCGACCACCTGCATCGCGCCATCCGCCTCATGTGCCATCCCGCGGGCCTGGGCCTGGGGAAGAACCGCATCACCGTGAGCACCTCGGGCCTGGTGAGCGGCATCGAGAAACTGGCGCGGATGGAACCGCGCCCGCTGCTGGCCCTGAGCCTGAACGCCACCACGGACGAAGCCCGAAGCCGCACCATGCCCGTGAACCGCGTCTGGAACCTGGCGAGGCTCCGGCAGGCGCTGGACGCCTGGGGGCCTGCGCGCGGCGAGAAGTTCTGTTTCGAGTACGTGCTGCTGGCGGGCGAGAACGACACCGAGGCCGATGCCCAGCGACTGGCCGATTGGTTGGGGGACCTGCGCCGCGGCCACAACCTGAACCTGATTCCCATGAATGAGCATGCGGCCAGCGGCTTCCGCGAGCCCGGTGAAGATCGTGTGCAGCAGTTCGCCGGCTGGCTGAAGGATCGCGGCTGCTTCGTCACCGTGCGCCGCAGCCGGGGCCGCGACGTGCAGGGCGCCTGCGGGCAGCTGGTGAAGGCGCGGGGATCCGGCGAAAAACCGTAA
- a CDS encoding DMT family transporter has protein sequence MNNLTLYLVSVLIWGSTWIAITFQYGRVAPEVSVAYRFALAAGLLAGWSLLRRLKLRFTLREHGWMALQGALMFGLNYVCVYLAEQRIPSGLMAVIFSLMAILNLLGARVFFGTPVPGKALWGTALGVTGVGFICLPGAGTTMPGHGLRAGLALAVGGTVAASLSNLVSQRNQRQGIPVVQGNAVSMGYGALFVALYAWAAGRPFVFDSSLRYMGSLAFLAVFGSILAFGAYLTLVGRIGAGRAGYAMVAIPVVALVLSTALEGLRWHGWLLVGVLLCLLGNVLILPRAPQTAKGGTAESAI, from the coding sequence ATGAACAACCTCACCCTCTACCTCGTCTCGGTGCTGATCTGGGGATCCACCTGGATCGCCATCACCTTCCAGTACGGTCGTGTGGCGCCGGAGGTCTCGGTGGCCTACCGGTTCGCCTTGGCGGCGGGCCTGCTCGCGGGCTGGTCCCTCCTCCGCCGCCTGAAGCTGCGTTTCACCCTGAGGGAGCATGGGTGGATGGCGCTCCAGGGGGCGCTGATGTTCGGATTGAACTACGTCTGCGTGTACCTGGCGGAACAGCGCATTCCGTCGGGTCTCATGGCCGTGATCTTTTCCCTGATGGCGATCCTGAACCTGCTGGGCGCAAGAGTGTTCTTCGGCACGCCGGTGCCGGGGAAAGCCCTCTGGGGTACCGCCCTCGGGGTGACCGGGGTTGGATTCATCTGCCTCCCCGGAGCCGGGACCACGATGCCGGGACACGGCCTGCGGGCGGGCCTGGCGTTGGCCGTAGGGGGGACGGTGGCGGCGAGCCTCAGCAACCTGGTTTCCCAGCGGAACCAGCGCCAGGGCATACCTGTGGTGCAGGGCAACGCGGTGAGCATGGGCTACGGCGCCCTCTTTGTGGCGCTTTACGCATGGGCGGCGGGGCGTCCCTTCGTCTTCGACAGCTCTCTGCGGTACATGGGCTCCCTGGCGTTCCTGGCCGTCTTCGGTTCCATCCTGGCGTTCGGCGCCTACCTCACCCTGGTCGGCCGCATCGGGGCAGGCCGGGCGGGCTACGCCATGGTGGCGATCCCTGTCGTGGCGCTGGTCCTTTCCACCGCCCTCGAAGGGCTCCGATGGCATGGTTGGCTGTTGGTTGGTGTGCTGCTGTGCCTGCTGGGTAATGTCCTGATACTGCCCCGGGCGCCACAGACGGCGAAAGGCGGGACTGCGGAAAGCGCCATCTGA
- a CDS encoding GNAT family N-acetyltransferase, which translates to MSAGLTFHLDRRPEVEAIRALYAAAPLRRPIHDPERIRRMFEGSNVVISAYDGERLVGLLRGWTDFAFDGYVCDLAIHPAYQHRGVGRRLLDLAQGLSKGVQWVLLASPIAKDYYAHVGWEKVENGWRLSRGGWSMPSIKAFQTEHTDLAAKA; encoded by the coding sequence ATGAGCGCCGGACTGACCTTCCACCTGGACCGCCGCCCCGAGGTGGAGGCCATCCGAGCCCTCTACGCCGCAGCGCCCCTGCGCCGTCCCATCCACGACCCCGAGCGGATCCGCCGGATGTTCGAGGGCTCCAACGTCGTGATCTCGGCCTATGACGGCGAGCGCCTGGTGGGCCTGCTGCGGGGCTGGACGGATTTCGCTTTCGATGGTTATGTCTGCGACCTGGCCATCCACCCCGCCTACCAGCATCGAGGCGTGGGGCGGCGCCTGCTGGATCTTGCACAGGGCCTGAGTAAGGGTGTGCAGTGGGTGTTGCTGGCCTCGCCCATCGCCAAGGACTACTACGCTCATGTGGGCTGGGAGAAGGTGGAGAACGGGTGGCGCCTGTCCCGCGGAGGCTGGAGCATGCCCTCCATCAAGGCCTTCCAGACCGAGCACACCGACCTGGCGGCAAAGGCTTGA
- a CDS encoding carboxymuconolactone decarboxylase family protein: MRTSIYHGELAPAAFQGLLQVSKHLRASGLESSLRELVQVRVSQLNGCAFCMDMHATDALKGGESQRRLNVLAAWHEAPLFTPRERAALAWAEALTLLSRHEVDEALYRETAQYFTEQELVDLTYAIALINAWNRLGVAFQPDLPGESA; this comes from the coding sequence ATGCGCACCTCGATCTACCACGGCGAGTTGGCCCCAGCCGCCTTCCAGGGCCTGCTGCAGGTCTCGAAACACCTGCGAGCCTCAGGACTGGAGTCCAGCCTCCGAGAACTGGTGCAGGTGCGGGTGTCGCAACTCAATGGCTGTGCCTTCTGCATGGACATGCATGCCACGGACGCCCTGAAGGGCGGCGAATCCCAGCGTCGGCTGAATGTCTTGGCGGCCTGGCACGAGGCGCCCCTCTTCACGCCCCGGGAGCGGGCGGCGCTGGCCTGGGCCGAGGCCCTGACGCTCCTCAGCCGCCATGAGGTGGACGAAGCCCTCTACCGGGAAACAGCGCAGTATTTCACCGAGCAGGAGCTGGTGGACCTCACCTACGCCATCGCCCTCATCAACGCATGGAACCGCCTGGGCGTGGCCTTCCAGCCAGACCTTCCGGGGGAGTCCGCATGA
- a CDS encoding PLP-dependent aminotransferase family protein encodes MRPWTFPIALQGPSEAGARDPLFQQIAQAIRSDIRRGRLKPGDALPGSRSLAQTLGVHRNTVLAAYRELEAEGWTTTGQRATHVAADLPEAPARRGRREQGPGYDLEMPHPAPARLSLRDAPPHRLLFGGGLPDLRLVPTDLLARAYRRALKVPSLLGYGDARGEPRLRTALAHLLSETRGLSVSAEQVLVASGSQGALDLVARNLLKPGDRVAVEDPGYPAAWATLRASGATLLPLPVDAAGLRVEALEAALREGPVRAIYLTPHHQFPTTVTMNAARRLRLLEVARRHRIALLEDDYDNEFHYEGRPVLPLASNDPGGVVIYLGTLSKILAPGLRIGFLTGPQALINALGARRAASEGQGDHAIQRVAAELLEDGLLQRHARKMRRTYLARRGTLAASLEKHLHGVVHFEVPPGGMSLWLQVDPGLDADRWAERAERQGVTIYTGRRFDFRGQARPNLRLGFSSLNERELEEAVGRLARALP; translated from the coding sequence ATGCGCCCCTGGACCTTCCCCATCGCCCTCCAAGGCCCTTCCGAAGCTGGCGCCCGGGATCCCCTCTTCCAGCAGATCGCCCAGGCCATCCGCAGCGACATCCGGCGGGGCCGCCTGAAGCCGGGCGATGCCCTGCCCGGTTCGCGCAGCCTCGCCCAGACCCTGGGCGTCCATCGGAACACCGTGCTGGCCGCCTACCGGGAGCTGGAGGCCGAAGGCTGGACCACTACCGGGCAAAGGGCCACGCACGTGGCCGCCGACCTGCCCGAAGCGCCCGCGCGCAGGGGCCGCCGTGAGCAGGGTCCCGGCTACGACCTGGAGATGCCTCACCCCGCGCCAGCCCGGCTCAGCCTGCGCGACGCCCCGCCGCATCGCCTGCTGTTCGGTGGAGGGCTGCCGGACCTGCGCCTGGTACCAACGGATCTGCTGGCCCGAGCCTATCGCCGGGCCCTGAAGGTGCCCTCATTGCTCGGCTACGGTGATGCCCGGGGCGAGCCGCGCCTGCGCACCGCCCTCGCACACCTGCTATCGGAGACGCGCGGCCTTTCGGTGAGCGCCGAGCAGGTGCTGGTCGCCTCCGGCAGCCAGGGTGCGCTGGATCTCGTGGCCCGGAACCTCCTGAAGCCCGGTGACCGGGTGGCCGTGGAGGATCCTGGCTATCCCGCCGCCTGGGCCACCTTGCGGGCCTCGGGAGCGACCCTGCTGCCCCTGCCCGTGGACGCCGCGGGTCTCCGGGTCGAGGCCCTGGAAGCCGCGCTGAGGGAAGGCCCGGTGCGGGCCATCTACCTCACGCCCCACCACCAGTTCCCCACCACGGTCACCATGAACGCCGCCCGCCGCCTGCGGCTGCTGGAGGTGGCCCGTCGGCATCGCATCGCCCTGCTGGAAGACGACTACGACAACGAGTTTCATTATGAGGGCCGGCCGGTGCTGCCCCTGGCCAGCAACGATCCCGGCGGCGTGGTGATCTACCTGGGCACCCTGTCGAAGATCCTGGCCCCGGGGCTGCGCATCGGCTTCCTCACAGGTCCGCAGGCACTCATCAACGCCCTGGGCGCCCGTCGCGCCGCCTCTGAAGGCCAGGGGGACCACGCCATCCAGCGGGTGGCGGCCGAGCTGCTGGAGGATGGCCTGCTCCAGCGCCATGCCCGGAAAATGCGGCGGACCTACCTCGCGCGGCGCGGCACCCTGGCCGCTTCGCTGGAAAAGCACCTCCACGGCGTGGTGCACTTCGAAGTGCCTCCAGGGGGCATGAGCCTCTGGCTCCAGGTGGATCCCGGGCTGGATGCGGACCGCTGGGCCGAACGGGCGGAGCGGCAGGGCGTCACCATCTACACGGGCCGCCGCTTCGACTTTCGCGGCCAGGCACGGCCGAACCTGCGCCTGGGCTTCTCATCGCTGAATGAGCGGGAGCTGGAGGAGGCCGTGGGCCGCCTGGCCAGGGCGCTGCCCTGA
- a CDS encoding pitrilysin family protein has product MAETPFQTLTPEGTEILIEPLPHVRSCAVGFWVRRGSRHEGPAEEGLAHFLEHTVFKGTEAYATPDELAAATDRLGGHVDAFTGKEVACFYGKVLADQLPELIHLLGDLVTAPRFEPEELVRERGVILEEIAQSEDQPDDWVSELFYGGFWEGTPLAHPILGLRDQVSGYGPAEARAFFEHTYRAPNLVIAAAGAIEPGPFLELLKPILDRLPKGTAHTPEAQASTRPFLLNVPRKDLQQANLVLGFPAPGHHSPDRAAAHLLSHVLGGGMASRLFMELRERRGLCYQVGSYMSPYADTGALQISASCAPAQLRELVQRTVAECARIREAGVADDELERAKLQARTSLVFSQESSSSRMFSLAHQAIHLGELRSLDQQMAEIAAVTTADVLRVARELLDPAQLGVSALGTRRGADIRPKDLVA; this is encoded by the coding sequence ATGGCCGAAACCCCGTTCCAAACCCTGACGCCCGAGGGCACCGAGATCCTGATCGAGCCGCTGCCCCATGTGCGCAGCTGCGCGGTGGGATTCTGGGTGCGGCGGGGGTCCCGCCACGAGGGGCCCGCGGAGGAGGGCCTGGCCCACTTCCTGGAGCACACGGTCTTCAAGGGCACGGAAGCCTATGCCACGCCTGATGAGCTGGCCGCGGCCACGGATCGCCTGGGTGGCCATGTGGACGCCTTCACCGGCAAGGAGGTGGCCTGCTTCTACGGCAAGGTGCTGGCCGACCAGCTGCCTGAGCTGATCCACCTGCTGGGCGACCTGGTGACCGCCCCCCGCTTCGAGCCGGAGGAGCTGGTCCGCGAGCGGGGCGTCATCCTGGAGGAGATCGCCCAGAGCGAAGACCAGCCCGACGACTGGGTGAGCGAACTGTTCTATGGCGGTTTCTGGGAAGGCACCCCCCTGGCCCATCCCATCCTGGGGCTCCGGGACCAGGTGTCGGGCTATGGCCCCGCGGAGGCCCGCGCCTTCTTCGAGCACACCTACCGGGCGCCCAACCTGGTGATCGCCGCCGCCGGCGCCATCGAACCGGGGCCCTTCCTCGAGCTGCTGAAGCCCATCCTGGATCGCCTGCCCAAGGGCACTGCCCACACCCCGGAAGCCCAGGCCAGCACCCGCCCCTTCCTGCTCAACGTGCCCCGCAAGGATCTGCAGCAGGCCAACCTGGTCCTGGGCTTCCCGGCGCCGGGGCATCACTCGCCGGACCGCGCCGCGGCACACCTGCTCAGCCACGTGCTGGGCGGCGGCATGGCCTCGCGCCTCTTCATGGAGCTGCGTGAGCGCCGGGGCCTCTGCTACCAGGTGGGCAGCTACATGAGCCCCTACGCCGACACCGGCGCCCTGCAGATCAGCGCCAGCTGCGCTCCCGCCCAGCTGCGCGAGCTGGTGCAGCGCACCGTTGCAGAGTGCGCCCGCATCCGCGAGGCGGGCGTGGCGGATGACGAGCTGGAGCGCGCCAAGCTCCAAGCCCGCACCAGCCTGGTCTTCAGCCAGGAGAGCAGCAGCAGCCGCATGTTCAGCCTGGCCCACCAGGCCATTCACCTGGGGGAACTGCGCAGCCTCGATCAGCAGATGGCCGAGATCGCCGCGGTGACCACCGCCGATGTGCTGCGGGTGGCCCGGGAACTGCTCGATCCCGCCCAGCTCGGCGTCAGCGCCCTGGGCACAAGGCGCGGCGCGGACATCCGACCGAAGGATCTGGTGGCCTGA
- a CDS encoding immunoglobulin domain-containing protein, which produces MSRTPAVLIGVLGLLFLGCMGRRTVSPVQPSSPIQEGPIFLVSPLDQKVKVGESVTFTCLATGAGGLIYQWYRNDVPIPGAQTLQYTVSAASLDEDGARFRASVTNGHGTVWSYPATLHVRIWLANVAISGLQARLPEGPALLPGHSLPLVISATQPAGPVLLTEGRGGGQVGWDNFTFQATGVQVDAFGSVSLPEDPRSSDGMLPHLHAATVGRGDLTADLDVPVRYNGAFISDHSGNPGAPGTDGYDGTSGLSGSIGSCDPDHPQAGGNGSDGWSGGPGWDGGPGAPGPDLQVWVGLRPGAHPLLQVKAVSPGQTRYFLVDPDGGSLLLIADGGRGGPGGRGGRGGSGGSGGHGCPDGSNGQSGSDGPGGSDGPGGLGGSITVRVDPAAKPYLGALRFSNKGGIPFGQDGPPVTLQVEAVGSLW; this is translated from the coding sequence ATGAGTCGCACGCCTGCTGTCCTGATTGGGGTTCTGGGGCTGTTGTTCTTGGGCTGCATGGGCCGCCGCACGGTCTCACCCGTGCAGCCGTCCAGCCCCATCCAGGAAGGTCCCATCTTTCTGGTTTCACCCTTGGATCAGAAGGTGAAGGTGGGGGAATCGGTCACCTTCACCTGCCTTGCCACGGGCGCAGGTGGTTTGATCTACCAGTGGTACCGGAATGATGTGCCCATCCCAGGCGCACAAACTCTGCAATACACGGTGTCTGCCGCCAGCCTGGACGAAGACGGGGCCCGATTCCGGGCCTCCGTGACCAACGGCCATGGCACGGTCTGGAGCTACCCCGCGACGCTGCACGTGCGCATCTGGCTGGCCAACGTGGCGATCAGCGGCCTTCAGGCCCGACTTCCCGAGGGGCCCGCCCTCCTGCCGGGCCACAGCCTGCCGCTGGTGATTTCGGCCACTCAGCCTGCGGGGCCGGTTCTGCTGACGGAAGGGCGGGGCGGAGGGCAGGTGGGATGGGACAACTTCACCTTCCAGGCCACTGGGGTTCAAGTGGATGCTTTCGGAAGCGTATCCCTGCCGGAGGATCCGCGCAGCAGTGACGGAATGCTTCCGCATCTTCATGCCGCAACAGTGGGTCGGGGAGATCTCACCGCCGACCTGGATGTTCCGGTCCGCTACAACGGGGCCTTCATCAGCGATCATTCTGGGAATCCCGGCGCTCCCGGGACTGATGGGTACGATGGCACGTCCGGTTTGTCGGGGAGCATCGGATCCTGTGACCCAGACCATCCCCAGGCCGGGGGCAACGGCTCCGATGGCTGGTCCGGGGGCCCCGGCTGGGACGGCGGCCCCGGCGCCCCTGGGCCCGATCTCCAGGTGTGGGTGGGACTGCGACCTGGCGCCCATCCCCTGCTGCAGGTGAAGGCCGTGAGCCCAGGCCAGACCCGGTATTTCCTCGTGGATCCGGACGGCGGCAGCCTCCTGCTCATCGCCGATGGCGGGCGAGGGGGGCCCGGCGGCCGGGGCGGACGGGGCGGCTCCGGTGGTTCGGGCGGGCATGGGTGTCCGGATGGAAGCAATGGCCAGTCCGGGTCCGACGGCCCCGGTGGGAGTGACGGGCCTGGCGGCCTGGGCGGCTCCATCACCGTTCGGGTGGATCCGGCGGCCAAACCGTATCTCGGCGCCCTGCGCTTTTCCAATAAGGGCGGCATTCCGTTTGGCCAAGACGGACCGCCGGTGACCCTCCAGGTGGAGGCCGTGGGTTCCCTTTGGTGA